The Methyloceanibacter stevinii genome includes a window with the following:
- a CDS encoding tellurite resistance TerB family protein: MTKSLDHHEALIYTMVTTSAVDRTMSGAELARIGEIVSYLPIFADYDADGLVDASQACGELLGSESGLDLVLELIRSNLPMRLRETAYAIALEVAAADLDVRPEEPGSWSFWRTRSRSTC; the protein is encoded by the coding sequence ATGACGAAGTCCTTGGACCATCACGAAGCACTGATCTACACGATGGTCACGACCTCGGCGGTCGACCGAACCATGTCCGGCGCGGAGCTTGCCCGCATCGGGGAGATCGTTTCGTATTTGCCGATCTTCGCTGACTACGACGCTGACGGCCTGGTCGATGCCTCTCAAGCTTGCGGCGAACTCCTCGGCAGCGAATCCGGCCTCGATCTTGTTCTCGAACTGATCCGAAGCAACCTGCCCATGCGCCTGCGCGAGACGGCCTATGCGATCGCGCTGGAAGTGGCCGCGGCGGATCTCGATGTCCGTCCGGAGGAACCCGGTTCCTGGAGCTTCTGGCGGACGCGCTCGAGATCGACATGCTGA
- a CDS encoding lysine--tRNA ligase, with the protein MPETTSAGRDAAPIEINSELLAHAHVSKAWPFEEARKVLSRLKRIPQPTGSIIFETGYGPSGLPHIGTFGEVARTTMVRHAFRVLTEDKIPTRLICFSDDMDGLRKVPDNIPNKEMVAAHLEKPLTQVPDPFNEYPSFGQHNNARLRNFLDTFGFSYEFLSATECYTSGRFDATLLRVLEHYEEIRDVILPTLGPERRATYSPFLPISPATGKVLQVPIIDRDLAAGSILYKDPDTGKLTQVSVTGGHCKLQWKADWAMRWAALGVDYEMAGKDLIDSVRLSGRICRILGRQQPEGFNYELFLDENGEKISKSRGNGLTIEEWLSYASPESLSLYMYQSPKKAKRLYFDVIPRAVDEYAGHLAAFPKEDQAAKLTNPVWHIHEGSPPEADLPISFALLLNLASASNSEDRSVLWGFIQRYAPRATPETEPLLDELVGYAIRYFHDFVKPSKQYRAPTDQERAALADLDQRLIALPDDVLAEEIQNEVYAVGKEHGFEPLRDWFQALYQVLLGQSQGPRFGSFVQLYGIDNTRSLIARALSGELAAAQVANN; encoded by the coding sequence ATGCCCGAGACCACGAGCGCTGGCCGCGACGCGGCCCCAATTGAGATCAATTCCGAACTCCTGGCCCATGCCCATGTGAGCAAGGCCTGGCCGTTCGAAGAGGCACGCAAAGTCCTGAGCCGGCTGAAGCGGATCCCACAGCCGACGGGTTCGATCATTTTCGAGACGGGCTACGGGCCCTCGGGGTTGCCGCATATCGGCACGTTCGGCGAGGTTGCGCGCACGACCATGGTTCGGCACGCCTTTCGGGTCCTGACCGAGGACAAGATCCCGACGCGGCTGATCTGCTTTTCCGACGACATGGATGGCCTGCGCAAGGTGCCGGACAACATCCCCAACAAGGAGATGGTCGCCGCGCATCTGGAAAAGCCGCTGACCCAGGTCCCGGACCCGTTCAACGAGTATCCGAGCTTCGGCCAGCACAACAATGCGCGGCTGCGGAACTTTCTGGATACGTTCGGCTTTTCATACGAGTTCCTCTCGGCGACCGAGTGCTACACGTCGGGCCGGTTCGACGCGACCCTGCTCAGGGTGCTCGAGCACTACGAGGAAATCCGCGATGTGATCCTGCCGACGCTGGGGCCCGAACGGCGCGCCACCTACAGCCCGTTCCTGCCGATCTCGCCGGCGACAGGCAAAGTGCTGCAGGTGCCGATCATCGACCGGGATCTGGCCGCCGGTTCCATTCTCTACAAGGACCCCGATACGGGGAAGCTGACGCAGGTCTCCGTGACCGGCGGCCACTGCAAGCTGCAATGGAAGGCAGACTGGGCCATGCGCTGGGCCGCGCTCGGCGTCGACTACGAGATGGCGGGCAAGGACCTGATCGACTCGGTGCGCCTGTCGGGCCGTATCTGCCGCATCCTGGGGCGCCAGCAGCCCGAAGGCTTCAATTACGAACTCTTCCTCGACGAGAACGGGGAGAAGATTTCAAAGTCCCGCGGAAATGGTCTGACCATCGAGGAATGGCTGTCCTACGCCTCGCCGGAGAGCCTGTCCCTCTACATGTATCAGAGCCCGAAAAAGGCGAAGCGGCTCTACTTCGATGTGATCCCGCGCGCCGTCGACGAATATGCCGGGCACCTCGCGGCCTTCCCGAAAGAGGATCAGGCGGCGAAGCTGACCAATCCCGTCTGGCACATTCACGAGGGCTCGCCGCCCGAGGCCGATCTGCCGATCAGCTTCGCGCTCCTGCTCAATCTCGCCTCTGCTTCGAACTCCGAGGACCGCTCGGTGCTATGGGGCTTCATCCAGCGCTATGCGCCGAGAGCGACCCCTGAGACCGAGCCTCTGCTGGATGAACTCGTGGGCTACGCGATCCGTTATTTCCATGACTTCGTGAAGCCGTCGAAGCAGTACCGCGCGCCGACCGATCAGGAGCGCGCAGCGCTTGCGGATCTCGACCAGCGGCTCATCGCGCTGCCGGACGATGTGCTGGCCGAGGAAATTCAGAACGAGGTCTATGCGGTGGGCAAGGAGCACGGATTCGAGCCGCTGCGGGACTGGTTCCAGGCGCTCTACCAAGTGCTGCTCGGCCAGTCGCAAGGCCCGCGCTTCGGGTCCTTCGTGCAGCTCTACGGGATCGACAACACGCGCTCCCTGATTGCGCGAGCCCTTTCGGGCGAGCTAGCCGCCGCACAAGTTGCAAATAACTGA